The Diospyros lotus cultivar Yz01 chromosome 15, ASM1463336v1, whole genome shotgun sequence genome has a window encoding:
- the LOC127792012 gene encoding uncharacterized protein LOC127792012 encodes MATVEVVLAKSALSEETKEETIIKEEEGSTATTEEQVAAPPPSEPAAEEAAGEKAEAAEEVDAAAEPEAPAVEAETEVKTEVEEEKVEVTEEVVVAEEKKEEVDAPKAAAEEVAEEATEAPPAAAETEPETAPEGPKDEVAGGEEEKPVEGAAEKTDE; translated from the exons ATGGCCACTGTTGAG GTTGTATTAGCCAAATCGGCGCTTTCGGAGGAGACCAAGGAAGAGACAATCATCAAGGAGGAGGAGGGGTCGACAGCAACCACAGAAGAGCAAGTGGCAGCACCGCCGCCGTCGGAGCCTGCGGCGGAGGAGGCAGCAGGCGAGAAGGCTGAGGCGGCGGAGGAGGTAGATGCTGCTGCCGAACCTGAAGCCCCAGCTGTGGAAGCTGAGACTGAGGTGAAGACGGAGGTGGAAGAAGAGAAGGTGGAGGTGACCGAGGAGGTGGTGGTTGctgaggagaagaaggaagaggtgGATGCTCCGAAGGCGGCGGCGGAGGAAGTAGCTGAGGAGGCTACCGAGGCACCGCCGGCCGCCGCAGAGACAGAGCCGGAAACAGCCCCTGAGGGACCGAAAGATGAAGTCGCCGGCGGGGAGGAGGAAAAGCCAGTGGAAGGTGCAGCTGAGAAGACTGATGAATGA
- the LOC127792011 gene encoding uncharacterized protein LOC127792011 — protein sequence MASVLSSTATKSASLIRGRRRSEDEVYVAAVPLRATKGPAKLAMAAAYSLNLWELQHFIVILKPPSSHEPLVFDFQPQDPEDIFVALAALSGRQIPGVVLVRRMKKLPTRRCWFIGHSRGDDAVDVAHKFNQNWQTGLRIGSHDCRNYTNGLVEHLTGEKCVLEQLRRKQVHLEK from the exons ATGGCGTCTGTGCTGAGCAGTACCGCCACAAAATCAGCATCACTgatcagaggaagaagaagatcagagGATGAGGTGTACGTTGCAGCAGTGCCCTTAAGAGCCACAAAGGGACCTGCCAAGCTGGCCATGGCGGCGGCTTACTCCCTCAACCTCTGGGAGTTGCAGCACTTCATCGTCATCCTCAAGCCCCCCTCGTCTCATGAG CCATTGGTGTTTGATTTCCAGCCTCAAGATCCTGAGGACATATTTGTGGCACTCGCAGCCCTCTCAGGAAGACAAATACCAG GGGTGGTTCTTGTGAGGAGGATGAAGAAGCTGCCAACAAGGAGATGTTGGTTCATTGGACATTCCAGAGGGGATGACGCCGTGGATGTAGCCCACAAGTTCAATCAGAACTGGCAAACTGGTTTGAGGATAGGCAGCCATGATTGCAGAAACTACACAAATG GATTGGTTGAGCATCTCACTGGTGAGAAGTGTGTCTTGGAGCAGCTCAGAAGGAAACAAGTGCATTTGGAGAAGTGA